A stretch of Acidobacteriota bacterium DNA encodes these proteins:
- a CDS encoding oxaloacetate decarboxylase (Converts oxaloacetate to phosphoenolpyruvate using ATP as an energy source), with translation MTKKIDITELILRDAHQSVMATRMSLEDMVPACEDLDKAGYWSVECWGGATFDSCIRFLNEDP, from the coding sequence ATGACCAAGAAAATCGATATCACCGAGCTCATCCTCCGCGACGCCCACCAGAGCGTGATGGCCACGCGGATGTCCCTGGAAGACATGGTCCCCGCATGCGAAGACCTGGACAAGGCGGGGTACTGGTCCGTCGAATGCTGGGGGGGCGCCACGTTCGACTCCTGCATCCGATTTTTGAATGAAGACCCCT
- a CDS encoding pyruvate, phosphate dikinase — MGEAEIIGFIHKWIQEDRSGFLIKALENPNSSLHEISGAIERYRHLIPQGVELSSPRERTFRVSLIQRVLSDDAEFVQVAKQFISVNDFHGLFERTIYPAESHGRLGGKGAGLFVASQVLKKKAEEQPLLKGVRTPKTWHITSDGLYDFINYNDLEEIAEHKYKDIGQVRGEYPAIVQVFKSASFPPEIVNGLSIALDDLGEVPLIVRSSSLLEDSRGTSFAGKYKSLFIANRGTKRQRMLELLDAVAEVYASTFGPDPIGYRAQRGLTDFHEEMGIMIQEVVGTRVGPWYLPAFSGVAFSRNEYPWSRRLRREDGLLRMVPGLGTRAVDRVQDDYPILVSPGQPTLRVNATVEEKVRYSPRCIDAVNLESGLFETVEIRELLGRHAAEYPMAHELVSILEDGRLVQPWSSGLDGEADRWVVTFEGLLGRTPFVDQAAEILRTLESEFGAPVDLEFAHDGTDLYLVQCRPQSYSPSAHPPPIPRDIPKERILFTANRHVTSASITNLTHIVYIDPGRYAELPSRADLLAVGRAVAALNQLLPRRRFILMGPGRWGSRGDIRLGVNVSYSDINNTAMLVEIALRRQDYVPELSFGTHFFQDLVEASIRYLPLYPGDWGTLFNDAFFERSPNRLADLLPDFAHLADTVRIIDVAHAAPGMAVQVLMNGELGEAIALLAEPSPGEPFEAPSVFGKAGPGAGPGRAAEPGVNLHWRWRLESVERIAELLDPARFGVKALYLFGSTQNGTAGPESDIDLLVHFAGTRAQEKDLLSWLEGWSLCLSHLNHLKTGCRTDGLLSVHLVTDRDIKNRTSYAVKIGAAGDPALFIPIGRGAGG; from the coding sequence ATGGGGGAAGCCGAGATCATCGGGTTCATCCACAAATGGATCCAGGAGGACCGGTCCGGGTTCCTGATCAAGGCGCTCGAAAACCCCAACTCCTCGCTGCACGAGATCTCCGGCGCCATCGAGCGCTACCGCCACCTCATCCCACAGGGGGTGGAGCTCTCCTCCCCGCGCGAACGCACCTTCCGCGTCTCGCTGATCCAGCGGGTCCTGAGCGACGACGCCGAGTTCGTCCAGGTCGCCAAGCAGTTCATCAGCGTCAACGATTTCCACGGTCTTTTCGAACGGACGATCTACCCCGCCGAAAGCCACGGCCGGCTCGGGGGGAAAGGGGCGGGCCTGTTCGTCGCCTCCCAGGTCCTGAAGAAGAAGGCGGAGGAGCAACCCCTCCTCAAGGGGGTCCGGACGCCGAAGACGTGGCACATCACCTCCGACGGGCTCTACGATTTCATCAACTACAACGACCTGGAAGAGATCGCCGAGCACAAATACAAGGACATCGGCCAGGTGCGGGGCGAGTACCCCGCCATCGTCCAGGTGTTCAAGAGCGCCTCCTTCCCCCCCGAAATCGTCAACGGGCTCTCGATCGCGCTCGACGACCTCGGCGAGGTCCCGCTGATCGTGCGCAGTTCCAGCCTGCTCGAAGACAGCCGGGGGACGTCGTTCGCGGGCAAGTACAAGAGCCTCTTCATCGCCAACCGGGGGACCAAGCGCCAGCGCATGCTCGAGCTCCTCGACGCGGTGGCGGAGGTGTACGCCTCCACCTTCGGCCCCGACCCGATCGGCTACCGCGCGCAGCGGGGGCTGACCGATTTCCACGAGGAGATGGGGATCATGATCCAGGAGGTGGTGGGGACCCGCGTCGGCCCCTGGTACCTCCCCGCCTTCTCGGGCGTGGCCTTCAGCCGCAACGAATACCCCTGGTCCCGCCGCCTGCGGCGCGAGGACGGGCTGCTGCGCATGGTGCCGGGGCTCGGCACCCGGGCGGTGGACCGGGTGCAGGACGACTACCCGATCCTCGTCTCGCCCGGGCAGCCGACGCTCCGGGTCAACGCCACCGTCGAGGAGAAGGTGCGCTACTCCCCACGGTGCATCGACGCCGTCAACCTGGAATCGGGACTGTTCGAGACGGTCGAGATCCGCGAGCTCCTCGGCCGCCACGCGGCCGAATACCCGATGGCCCACGAGCTCGTCTCGATCCTCGAGGACGGCCGGCTGGTGCAGCCGTGGAGCAGCGGGCTCGACGGCGAGGCCGACCGGTGGGTGGTGACCTTCGAGGGCCTGCTGGGGAGGACCCCCTTCGTCGACCAGGCGGCGGAGATCCTGCGCACCCTCGAGTCGGAGTTCGGGGCGCCCGTCGACCTGGAATTCGCGCACGACGGCACCGATCTCTACCTGGTGCAGTGCCGGCCGCAGAGCTACAGCCCGAGCGCGCACCCTCCCCCGATCCCGCGGGACATCCCGAAGGAGCGGATCCTGTTCACGGCCAACCGGCACGTCACGAGCGCCTCCATCACCAACCTGACCCACATCGTCTACATCGACCCCGGCAGGTACGCCGAGCTGCCGAGCCGGGCCGACCTGCTCGCCGTCGGCCGGGCCGTGGCCGCGCTGAACCAGCTCCTGCCCAGGCGCCGGTTCATTCTCATGGGACCGGGGCGCTGGGGGAGCCGCGGCGACATCCGGCTGGGGGTGAATGTCTCCTATTCGGACATCAACAACACCGCCATGCTCGTGGAAATCGCCCTCAGGCGGCAGGACTACGTCCCGGAACTCTCCTTCGGCACCCACTTCTTCCAGGACCTGGTGGAGGCGTCGATCCGCTACCTCCCCCTCTACCCCGGAGACTGGGGCACCCTGTTCAACGACGCCTTCTTCGAGCGCTCGCCCAACCGCCTGGCCGACCTCCTCCCCGATTTCGCCCACCTCGCCGACACGGTGCGCATCATCGACGTGGCGCACGCGGCCCCGGGGATGGCGGTGCAGGTGCTGATGAACGGGGAACTGGGCGAGGCGATCGCCCTGCTCGCGGAACCTTCGCCCGGAGAGCCGTTCGAAGCGCCGTCCGTTTTCGGCAAGGCCGGCCCCGGGGCGGGGCCGGGGCGGGCGGCGGAGCCGGGGGTCAACCTCCACTGGCGCTGGCGCCTGGAGAGCGTGGAGCGCATCGCCGAGCTCCTCGACCCGGCGAGGTTCGGCGTCAAGGCCCTCTACCTGTTCGGAAGCACCCAGAACGGGACCGCCGGCCCCGAGAGCGACATCGACCTGCTCGTTCACTTCGCGGGAACCAGGGCCCAGGAAAAGGATCTCCTCTCCTGGCTCGAGGGGTGGAGCCTCTGCCTCAGCCACCTGAACCACCTGAAAACGGGTTGCAGGACGGACGGATTGCTCAGCGTCCACCTCGTCACCGACCGCGACATCAAAAACAGGACCAGCTACGCGGTCAAGATCGGGGCCGCCGGCGACCCGGCCCTGTTCATCCCCATCGGCCGGGGGGCGGGAGGCTGA
- a CDS encoding Glu/Leu/Phe/Val dehydrogenase has translation MTAKKAAAPPVKKSAPVESSYNPFVTAQQQFDRIAGMLGLDGPTRDLLRNPIREYHFSIPVRMDKGGIRIFRGFRVQHNDARGPCKGGIRFHPMETIDTIRALAMWMTWKCSVVDIPLGGAKGGIVCDPHNLSLNEIEQLCRGWVRQIARDIGPNLDVPAPDVMTNPQDMLWMLDEYEKIAGGRYPGFITGKPVSIGGSLGRTQATGYMVVLTVREALKELNLKPENTTASIQGFGNVAQYAVELYHKIGGMVVSVSSWDPTDNKTFCCRKKSGIRFDELKSISDPFGTINRAKAQDLGYEILPGEAWLEQDVDILIPAAVENQLTADTVPKVHGRVKLVAEGANGPTTPEGDVLLDKRRIFMVPDILCNAGGVTCSYFEQVQGNMNYYWEEKEVFDKLDSKMTNAFHAVVDVSRKQGIPMRDAAYVLAVNRVARACKDRGWC, from the coding sequence ATGACCGCAAAAAAAGCAGCAGCGCCTCCAGTGAAAAAAAGCGCGCCTGTCGAGTCCTCCTATAACCCTTTCGTAACCGCTCAGCAGCAGTTCGACCGGATCGCCGGCATGCTGGGCCTGGACGGGCCGACGCGGGACCTGCTCCGCAACCCCATCCGCGAATATCATTTCAGCATCCCGGTACGGATGGACAAGGGGGGGATCCGGATCTTCCGCGGCTTCCGGGTCCAGCACAACGACGCGCGCGGCCCGTGCAAGGGGGGGATCCGCTTCCACCCGATGGAGACGATCGACACGATCCGGGCCCTGGCCATGTGGATGACGTGGAAGTGCTCGGTGGTGGACATCCCGCTGGGGGGGGCCAAGGGGGGGATCGTGTGCGACCCGCACAACCTCAGCCTGAACGAGATCGAGCAGCTCTGCCGGGGCTGGGTGCGGCAGATCGCCCGGGACATCGGCCCGAACCTCGACGTGCCCGCCCCCGACGTGATGACCAACCCGCAGGACATGCTCTGGATGCTGGACGAGTACGAGAAGATCGCCGGCGGTCGCTACCCCGGCTTCATCACCGGCAAGCCGGTCAGCATCGGGGGGTCGCTCGGACGCACCCAGGCCACGGGGTATATGGTGGTCCTGACGGTGCGCGAGGCGCTCAAGGAGCTCAACCTGAAACCGGAAAACACCACCGCCAGCATCCAGGGGTTCGGCAACGTGGCCCAGTACGCCGTGGAGCTCTACCACAAGATCGGCGGGATGGTCGTCTCGGTGTCGAGCTGGGATCCCACCGACAACAAGACCTTCTGCTGCCGAAAGAAATCGGGGATCCGGTTCGACGAGCTCAAGTCGATCAGCGACCCCTTCGGCACCATCAACCGGGCCAAGGCGCAGGACCTGGGGTACGAAATCCTCCCGGGCGAAGCGTGGCTCGAGCAGGACGTGGACATCCTGATCCCGGCCGCGGTGGAGAACCAGTTGACGGCCGACACCGTGCCGAAGGTGCACGGCCGCGTGAAACTGGTGGCCGAGGGGGCCAACGGGCCGACGACGCCCGAAGGGGATGTCCTGCTCGACAAGCGCCGCATCTTCATGGTTCCCGACATCCTCTGCAACGCCGGCGGGGTCACCTGCAGCTATTTCGAGCAGGTCCAGGGGAACATGAACTACTACTGGGAAGAAAAGGAAGTGTTCGACAAGCTCGATTCCAAGATGACGAACGCGTTCCACGCCGTTGTGGACGTCTCCCGGAAGCAGGGGATCCCCATGCGGGACGCCGCCTACGTCCTGGCCGTCAACCGAGTGGCGCGCGCGTGCAAGGACCGGGGCTGGTGCTGA
- a CDS encoding potassium/proton antiporter, whose translation MILTFENAILIASILIFISLIAGKTSYRVGVPVLVFFLGIGMLAGSEGIGGIQFNNPLIAQAVGVIALNFILFSGGFETDWRTIRPIVWHGISLSTLGVLLTAVFVGLFIHAITDFTLYEGLLLGSIVSSTDSAAVFSILRSKSLSLKGRLRPTLELESGSNDPMAYVLTITFTQLISHPEASPGAVTLLFFRQLVVGFILGLVIGYLGAKVFNRIRLDYEGMYPVLMIAIMLFSFGAASFAGGNGFMAVYLAAVILGNQELIHKRQILRWFDGVAWFMQITLFITLGLLVFPSQLIPVMGIGLGMALFLILVARPLAVFLSLLFFRRKRRGKTFIAWVGLRGAVPIVFATYPLLAGVEKAQMIFNIVFFVSLTSVVIQGTTIPWVARRLRLLLPVRVKRMTHADFELSDSVKSEFVEIELSKESAAVGKPIVDLRFPKAALISLIRRGGKFISPNGTTVLEAGDVLWVIAETKASMKEAYTALEIKYLED comes from the coding sequence ATGATCCTGACGTTCGAAAACGCGATCCTGATCGCTTCCATCCTGATCTTCATCTCCCTGATCGCGGGGAAGACGTCCTACCGGGTGGGTGTCCCGGTCCTGGTCTTCTTCCTGGGGATCGGCATGCTGGCCGGTTCGGAAGGGATCGGGGGGATCCAGTTCAACAACCCGCTCATCGCCCAGGCCGTCGGTGTCATCGCGCTCAACTTCATCCTCTTCTCGGGGGGGTTCGAGACCGACTGGAGGACCATCCGCCCGATCGTGTGGCACGGCATCAGCCTCTCCACCCTCGGGGTGCTCCTGACCGCCGTCTTCGTGGGGCTCTTCATCCACGCCATCACCGATTTCACCCTATATGAAGGCCTGCTCCTCGGTTCCATCGTCTCCTCGACCGATTCGGCCGCGGTCTTCTCCATCCTGCGCTCCAAGAGCCTCTCGCTCAAGGGGAGGCTGCGCCCCACCCTGGAGCTCGAAAGCGGCAGCAACGACCCGATGGCCTACGTGCTGACGATCACCTTCACCCAGCTGATCTCCCACCCGGAAGCCTCCCCGGGCGCCGTGACCCTCCTCTTTTTCCGGCAGCTCGTCGTCGGGTTCATCCTCGGGCTCGTCATCGGGTACCTGGGGGCGAAGGTGTTCAACCGGATCCGGCTCGATTACGAAGGGATGTACCCGGTCCTGATGATCGCCATCATGCTTTTCAGTTTCGGCGCAGCCTCCTTCGCCGGCGGCAACGGCTTCATGGCCGTCTACCTGGCCGCCGTCATCCTGGGGAACCAGGAACTGATCCACAAGCGGCAGATCCTCCGGTGGTTCGACGGCGTCGCCTGGTTCATGCAGATCACGCTCTTCATCACGCTGGGCCTGCTGGTCTTCCCGAGCCAGTTGATCCCCGTCATGGGGATCGGGTTGGGCATGGCCCTTTTCCTGATCCTCGTGGCGCGCCCGCTCGCCGTGTTTCTGAGCCTCCTCTTTTTCAGGAGAAAGCGGCGGGGGAAGACCTTCATCGCCTGGGTCGGCCTGCGGGGGGCCGTGCCCATCGTCTTCGCGACCTACCCGCTGCTGGCGGGGGTGGAAAAAGCCCAGATGATCTTCAACATCGTCTTCTTCGTCTCGCTGACCTCGGTGGTGATCCAGGGGACGACCATCCCCTGGGTGGCGCGCCGGCTCCGGCTCCTCCTCCCCGTCCGGGTCAAGCGGATGACGCACGCCGATTTCGAGCTCTCCGACAGCGTCAAATCGGAGTTCGTGGAGATCGAGCTGTCGAAGGAGAGCGCCGCGGTGGGGAAGCCGATCGTGGACCTGCGGTTCCCCAAGGCGGCGCTCATTTCGCTCATCCGGAGGGGGGGGAAATTCATCTCCCCCAACGGGACCACGGTCCTCGAGGCGGGGGATGTCCTCTGGGTCATCGCCGAGACCAAGGCCTCCATGAAGGAGGCCTACACGGCCCTCGAGATCAAATACCTCGAAGACTGA
- the rnk gene encoding nucleoside diphosphate kinase regulator, translating to MAKRRIHITDYDMQRLRKLLEGTQYWNQKDKEYLSHLEEEMDRAVVVPSEKIPPDVVTMNTQMRVTDLDTEKKMTIQLVFPSEADFEKGKISILAPIGTAMIGYRAGDTVTWEVPNGTRHLKIEEIVYQPEAAGDFHL from the coding sequence ATGGCAAAACGGCGTATCCATATCACCGATTACGATATGCAGCGTCTTCGGAAGCTGCTCGAGGGAACCCAGTACTGGAACCAGAAGGACAAGGAGTATCTCTCCCATCTCGAGGAGGAGATGGACCGGGCGGTCGTGGTCCCTTCCGAGAAGATCCCGCCCGACGTGGTCACCATGAACACGCAGATGCGGGTGACGGACCTGGACACGGAGAAGAAGATGACGATCCAGCTGGTGTTCCCGAGCGAGGCCGATTTCGAGAAGGGGAAGATCTCCATCCTGGCCCCCATCGGCACCGCCATGATCGGGTACCGCGCGGGGGACACGGTGACATGGGAGGTCCCCAACGGCACGCGCCACCTGAAGATCGAGGAGATCGTCTATCAGCCCGAGGCGGCGGGGGACTTTCACCTGTAG
- a CDS encoding sensor histidine kinase has translation MPNRSRVPNDPRRFLAERLKELDCLYSISKISEGKGLTLDGVIRRMIQVIPVAWQYPEVAGTRVVLEGKEYRTRRFVPGPWIQQCPIIVQGAPVGAVAVSYAEERPEREEGPFLHEERNLLNVIAQRLGEVIERKWSERRLAEYQAKLRSLAAELALSEERERRRIAQALHDRIGQVLALIHIRIGALLEASSDSRLVRELAAVRELVSESIAETRSLTYDLSPPILYELGFEAALDWLAEWIGQQYGVAVEIDGDGRPVPLSLQWRTTLFSAVRELLVNVAKHSGSTSARVRVRRNGGRIRVSVEDTGVGMDPAKRGKKAPEGFGLFSIRERLGSMGGEVAIASRRGKGTTVTLSVPAGERKTD, from the coding sequence ATGCCGAACCGCAGCAGAGTCCCGAACGATCCACGCCGTTTCCTGGCCGAACGGCTGAAGGAGCTGGACTGCCTCTACTCCATAAGCAAGATTTCGGAAGGGAAGGGCCTGACGCTCGACGGCGTGATCCGGCGCATGATCCAGGTGATTCCGGTGGCGTGGCAGTATCCGGAAGTCGCGGGGACGCGGGTGGTGCTGGAGGGAAAAGAATACCGGACCCGCCGCTTCGTCCCCGGCCCCTGGATCCAGCAGTGTCCCATCATCGTTCAGGGCGCCCCGGTCGGCGCGGTCGCCGTAAGCTACGCCGAAGAGCGTCCCGAGCGGGAAGAGGGCCCCTTTCTCCACGAGGAGCGGAACCTGCTCAACGTCATCGCCCAGCGCCTGGGGGAGGTGATCGAGCGCAAGTGGTCGGAGCGGCGGCTGGCCGAATACCAGGCGAAGCTCCGGTCGCTGGCGGCGGAGCTCGCACTCAGCGAGGAGCGGGAGCGGCGCAGGATCGCCCAGGCGCTGCATGACCGGATCGGGCAGGTGCTGGCGCTCATCCACATCAGGATCGGGGCGCTGCTGGAAGCTTCCTCCGACTCCAGGCTCGTGCGGGAACTGGCCGCAGTCCGGGAACTGGTGTCCGAATCGATCGCCGAAACCCGTTCCCTGACCTACGACCTCAGCCCCCCCATCCTCTACGAACTCGGGTTCGAGGCGGCCCTGGACTGGCTGGCGGAATGGATCGGGCAGCAGTACGGCGTGGCGGTCGAGATCGACGGGGACGGGCGCCCCGTCCCGCTCAGCCTCCAGTGGCGCACCACCCTCTTTTCGGCCGTGCGCGAACTCCTGGTGAACGTCGCCAAGCACTCCGGGTCGACGAGCGCCCGGGTGCGAGTGCGGCGCAACGGGGGCAGGATCAGGGTGTCGGTGGAGGATACGGGGGTCGGGATGGATCCCGCAAAGCGGGGGAAGAAGGCGCCGGAGGGGTTCGGGCTCTTCAGCATCCGGGAGCGGCTGGGCTCGATGGGGGGAGAGGTGGCGATAGCGTCCCGGCGGGGGAAAGGGACCACGGTGACCCTTTCCGTCCCCGCCGGGGAGAGGAAAACAGACTGA
- a CDS encoding response regulator transcription factor, translating into MAVRILIVDDHKIVCDGLKSLLEAQPEMDIVAQAADGREGVKLALRLRPDIVIMDVAMPGLNGLDAVRQILEADPDIRIIALSMHADRRYVTGMLSAGASGYILKHCAFEELVRAIPIVLSRQVYLSPAIAGIVVDELASRVPRARPSPSTVQALTSREREVLQLISEGHSAREIALRLNLSVKTVETHRRQLMGKLGIRSVADLTKFAIREGLTSLDR; encoded by the coding sequence ATGGCGGTTCGGATCCTGATCGTCGACGACCACAAGATCGTGTGCGACGGTCTGAAGTCGCTGCTCGAGGCGCAGCCTGAGATGGACATCGTCGCGCAGGCGGCCGACGGGCGCGAGGGGGTAAAGCTCGCCCTCCGGCTGAGGCCCGACATCGTGATCATGGACGTGGCGATGCCGGGCCTCAACGGCCTGGACGCGGTGCGCCAGATCCTGGAAGCGGACCCGGACATCCGCATCATCGCGCTTTCCATGCACGCCGACCGGCGCTACGTCACCGGCATGCTCTCCGCGGGGGCCTCGGGCTACATCCTCAAGCACTGCGCCTTCGAGGAGCTGGTGCGGGCCATTCCCATCGTGCTCTCCCGCCAGGTCTACCTGAGCCCGGCCATCGCCGGGATCGTGGTCGACGAACTCGCCTCCCGTGTTCCCCGCGCCCGGCCGTCCCCCTCCACCGTCCAGGCGCTCACTTCGAGGGAGCGGGAGGTGCTCCAGCTGATTTCGGAGGGTCACAGCGCCCGGGAGATCGCCCTGCGCCTCAACCTGAGCGTCAAGACGGTCGAAACCCACCGCCGGCAGCTGATGGGGAAGCTGGGGATCCGCAGCGTCGCGGACCTCACCAAGTTCGCCATCCGCGAGGGGCTGACCTCCCTCGACCGGTAG
- a CDS encoding DedA family protein, with translation MRETPGPEEGAAVVNEAEAARAVPWWHLHRRLYDWVLGFAHHPHSTTALFGLSFMESSFFPVPPDVLLGPLALGNRKKAMGFATVTTLGSVLGAFLGYLIGYALIDLALRIPGITREGVDWLAGQFEQYGMWYVFVAALTPIPFKLLTITAGFARMDLLVFAAACIVGRSLRFYLVAGAFWLIGPRALPFIDKYFNWLAVAFVVLLGGGFYLVKYVF, from the coding sequence ATGCGAGAGACGCCCGGCCCGGAAGAGGGCGCGGCGGTGGTGAACGAGGCGGAGGCGGCGCGGGCGGTGCCGTGGTGGCACCTGCACCGGCGGCTGTACGACTGGGTGCTCGGCTTCGCCCACCACCCCCACTCGACCACGGCGCTGTTCGGCTTGAGTTTCATGGAAAGCAGCTTCTTCCCGGTCCCGCCCGACGTGCTGCTGGGGCCGCTGGCGCTGGGCAACCGGAAGAAGGCGATGGGATTCGCCACCGTCACCACCCTCGGGAGCGTGCTGGGGGCCTTCCTGGGCTACCTGATCGGCTACGCCCTCATCGACCTGGCCCTCAGGATCCCGGGGATCACGCGCGAGGGGGTCGACTGGCTCGCGGGCCAGTTCGAACAGTACGGGATGTGGTACGTCTTCGTCGCCGCCCTGACCCCGATCCCCTTCAAGCTCCTGACCATCACGGCGGGCTTCGCCCGGATGGACCTCCTGGTGTTCGCCGCCGCCTGCATCGTCGGCCGGTCGCTCCGCTTTTACCTGGTCGCGGGGGCGTTCTGGCTCATCGGCCCCCGGGCCCTCCCCTTCATCGACAAATATTTCAACTGGCTCGCCGTGGCCTTCGTCGTGCTCCTCGGCGGCGGCTTCTATCTCGTCAAATACGTGTTCTGA
- a CDS encoding carboxylesterase/lipase family protein yields MRHPDCRVPHAVACAGFLLILAVAGSIAGVRADSQPSGPVVQTAGGPVRGLTDAQGLLIFRGIRYGAPPTGEFRFRPPRKPAPWVEVADATKLGNKAIQAAAAPGAASDGPGMSEDCLFLNVWTPGADRKKRPVMVWLHGGGFSSGSGGDAINDAANLARIGDVVVVALNHRLNVFGFLQLGPEWGPEYRSSGQSGMLDIVLGLEWVRDNAAAFGGDPGNVTIFGESGGGRKVAMLMAMTGAKGLFHKAVIQSGAGLDAPTAAEAAAYGRQLLEKLGVAEGDVEALARADATAIFKAQPPASPSASPQGKLFMPTGGFVPCVDGVALTRQPFIPDAPGFSARVPLLIGSNKDEMTIFRTRDPRLWSATEKDFEDYVRRSLPAQAEELIPALGAAFPGYSPAHLITAAETMKGYWIATVVQAERKARQSAPVYAYLLAWETPASDGRLRSHHALDLPLVFNNVEGSRAMVGPGPDPQRVADAMSAAWAAFAHAGDPNTEGLPRWPRYDLKDRSTMVFDVTSRVRKDPYGEIRRILMKALE; encoded by the coding sequence GCCGTCCGGCCCCGTGGTCCAAACGGCCGGCGGGCCCGTACGCGGGCTCACCGATGCCCAGGGGCTGCTGATTTTCCGCGGCATCCGCTACGGGGCCCCGCCGACCGGGGAGTTCCGTTTCCGCCCGCCGCGCAAGCCCGCCCCATGGGTGGAAGTGGCCGACGCCACGAAGCTGGGGAACAAGGCGATTCAGGCCGCAGCGGCGCCCGGCGCCGCATCCGATGGCCCCGGCATGAGCGAAGACTGCCTGTTCCTCAACGTCTGGACCCCGGGGGCCGACCGCAAGAAAAGGCCCGTCATGGTCTGGCTCCATGGCGGCGGCTTCTCTTCCGGTTCCGGCGGGGACGCGATCAACGACGCCGCCAACCTCGCCCGCATCGGGGACGTGGTCGTCGTCGCGCTCAACCACCGGTTGAACGTGTTCGGGTTTCTCCAGCTCGGCCCGGAGTGGGGGCCCGAATACAGATCCTCGGGGCAGTCGGGAATGCTCGACATCGTGCTCGGCCTCGAGTGGGTCCGGGACAATGCCGCCGCGTTCGGCGGCGACCCCGGCAACGTCACGATTTTCGGGGAGAGCGGCGGCGGCCGCAAGGTCGCGATGCTCATGGCGATGACCGGGGCAAAAGGCCTCTTTCACAAGGCCGTCATCCAGAGCGGCGCCGGCCTCGACGCGCCCACCGCCGCCGAAGCCGCGGCCTACGGCCGCCAGCTGCTCGAGAAGCTCGGCGTCGCCGAAGGGGACGTCGAGGCCCTCGCCCGGGCCGACGCCACGGCCATCTTCAAGGCCCAGCCCCCGGCGTCCCCGAGCGCCTCCCCTCAAGGGAAGCTGTTCATGCCGACCGGCGGGTTCGTCCCCTGCGTGGACGGCGTGGCCCTGACGCGCCAGCCCTTTATCCCGGACGCTCCCGGGTTTTCCGCCCGGGTGCCGCTTTTGATCGGCTCGAACAAGGATGAGATGACCATCTTCCGCACCCGGGATCCCAGACTCTGGAGCGCGACCGAAAAGGATTTCGAGGATTACGTGCGCCGGTCCCTGCCGGCGCAGGCTGAGGAACTGATCCCGGCGCTCGGCGCCGCCTTCCCCGGCTATTCCCCCGCGCACCTGATTACGGCCGCCGAGACGATGAAGGGGTACTGGATCGCGACGGTGGTCCAGGCGGAACGGAAGGCGCGCCAGTCCGCCCCGGTCTACGCCTACCTCCTCGCGTGGGAAACGCCGGCGAGCGACGGGAGGCTCCGCTCGCACCACGCCCTGGACCTTCCGCTGGTCTTCAACAACGTCGAAGGCAGCCGCGCCATGGTCGGCCCCGGGCCCGATCCCCAGCGCGTGGCCGACGCGATGAGCGCGGCGTGGGCCGCCTTCGCGCATGCGGGCGACCCCAACACCGAAGGCCTGCCCCGCTGGCCCCGCTACGACCTGAAAGACCGGTCCACCATGGTCTTCGACGTCACGAGCCGGGTGCGGAAGGACCCGTACGGGGAAATCCGCCGGATCCTGATGAAGGCGCTCGAGTAG